The Bacteroidales bacterium genome has a window encoding:
- the folK gene encoding 2-amino-4-hydroxy-6-hydroxymethyldihydropteridine diphosphokinase, with translation MRDLVLMLGTNLGDRQENLNIAINKLLSYFGKITITGSVYETEPWGYNDEQNYYNQAVVFSADYSPLDVLHICKSIEIQMGRVKLLNDMYENRIIDIDILFYGDIVFHNDFFKIPHDKIIHRRFVLEPLNEIIPNFIHPVLKKSIHELYLENTDKLTVTKLQPSNINFHDNEKFSEIQLNYNYIAIEGCIGAGKTSLATKIANDFNAKLILEQFEDNPFLPKFYEDMEKYAFPLELSFLATRYRQLNDQLMGIDLFHSHVIADYFLSKSFIFAGQNLPDDLFKLYSTMFKIMKTKTPEPDLIVYLYLDIDNLLSNIKKRGRGYEQTIDSNYLSTIQKGYFDFFKQEEDRRILIIDTNNIDFINNESDYLKILSEINKERCVGIYELSL, from the coding sequence ATGAGGGATTTAGTTTTAATGTTGGGTACAAATTTAGGCGATAGACAAGAAAATTTAAATATCGCCATTAACAAACTTTTATCATATTTTGGTAAAATAACAATCACTGGCTCTGTTTACGAAACTGAACCATGGGGATATAATGATGAACAGAATTATTATAATCAGGCTGTTGTGTTTTCTGCAGATTACTCTCCGCTTGATGTTTTACATATCTGTAAATCGATTGAAATACAAATGGGTAGAGTAAAATTATTAAATGATATGTACGAAAATAGGATTATTGATATTGACATCCTTTTTTATGGCGATATTGTTTTTCATAATGATTTCTTTAAAATTCCTCATGATAAAATTATTCACAGGCGATTTGTTTTGGAACCTTTAAATGAAATTATTCCAAATTTTATTCATCCCGTTCTAAAAAAATCCATTCACGAATTATATCTGGAAAACACTGATAAACTCACTGTTACCAAACTTCAACCATCTAATATTAATTTTCACGACAATGAAAAATTTTCCGAAATACAATTAAATTATAATTATATTGCTATCGAAGGTTGTATCGGAGCTGGTAAAACATCACTGGCAACAAAAATCGCAAATGACTTTAATGCAAAACTTATCCTCGAACAATTTGAGGACAATCCTTTTTTGCCGAAGTTTTACGAAGATATGGAGAAATATGCTTTTCCATTGGAATTATCTTTTCTCGCTACAAGATACCGGCAATTAAATGATCAATTAATGGGGATTGATTTGTTTCACAGTCATGTTATTGCTGATTATTTTTTATCGAAGTCTTTTATATTTGCCGGACAAAATTTACCTGATGATTTATTCAAACTTTATTCTACAATGTTTAAGATCATGAAAACCAAAACTCCGGAACCCGATTTGATTGTTTACCTTTATCTTGACATTGACAACTTATTATCGAACATAAAAAAACGCGGTCGTGGTTACGAACAAACTATCGATTCCAACTACTTGTCAACCATACAAAAAGGATATTTTGATTTTTTCAAACAAGAAGAAGATCGAAGAATTTTAATTATTGACACAAATAACATCGATTTTATTAATAATGAGAGTGATTATTTGAAGATATTATCTGAAATAAATAAGGAAAGGTGTGTAGGAATATATGAATTAAGCCTGTAA
- a CDS encoding TolC family protein: MYKRLIIILIILATTYQLSLSQTNNTLCLDTCFALLERNYPLLDKIEMIDREKEYSKSNSKKENLPTFSISGDVSYQSEVPSFVINSDLGDISFSPDNKFRYGINLDLEQPVFDAGISRKKRELTSSEYDSEIQNIHIELEKIKLSVCDIFYSAILVDAYIEQLQLAMERLVARKDVVSAAVNNGLALASDLDLIKVEIIKIEGNISERIIQKKIITKNLSLLLGTNINENTAFEIPTLNINRQFINKRPELKMFEVQKNRISAAESLYKTYWPQVDGFARIGYGNPGYYDFFHEKAHPYLFVGLKMNWTFWDWDKARTERKKLNIGKDKLDVDKAVFDMSVKLNMNSYLDEVERYDMLIKKDKQIIELMEKISLAAESQYNNGEITFSEYYEKLNAELNSKLELNTHEIMLQRAKTNYLLNLGLY; this comes from the coding sequence ATGTATAAGAGGCTAATAATTATATTAATAATACTTGCGACAACTTATCAATTGTCTCTATCACAAACTAATAATACATTATGTTTGGACACTTGTTTTGCTCTTCTTGAGAGAAATTATCCATTACTGGATAAAATAGAAATGATTGACAGGGAAAAAGAATATTCAAAAAGTAATTCTAAAAAAGAGAATCTACCTACATTTAGTATTTCCGGCGACGTATCATACCAGTCGGAAGTTCCTTCATTTGTAATCAATTCCGATCTCGGCGATATTTCATTTTCTCCCGATAATAAATTTCGTTACGGAATAAATCTAGACTTGGAGCAACCGGTTTTCGATGCAGGTATATCAAGGAAAAAAAGAGAGCTGACATCAAGCGAATATGATAGTGAAATTCAGAACATTCATATCGAACTTGAAAAAATAAAACTATCCGTTTGCGATATATTTTACAGTGCAATATTAGTTGACGCTTATATTGAGCAATTACAACTTGCAATGGAAAGGCTTGTTGCAAGAAAAGATGTGGTTAGCGCTGCTGTAAATAATGGTTTGGCTTTAGCTTCCGACCTCGATTTAATTAAAGTTGAAATTATAAAAATCGAAGGAAATATTTCCGAAAGAATAATTCAGAAGAAAATCATTACAAAAAATTTATCGCTTTTGCTCGGTACAAACATAAATGAAAATACTGCTTTTGAAATTCCGACTTTAAATATTAACAGACAGTTTATTAACAAAAGACCTGAATTAAAAATGTTTGAGGTCCAAAAAAATCGAATTTCAGCAGCAGAAAGTCTTTACAAAACTTATTGGCCTCAGGTTGACGGCTTTGCAAGAATTGGTTATGGCAATCCTGGATATTACGATTTCTTTCACGAAAAAGCTCATCCTTATTTATTTGTCGGACTAAAAATGAATTGGACTTTTTGGGATTGGGATAAGGCACGTACGGAAAGAAAAAAACTCAACATCGGAAAGGATAAATTAGATGTTGATAAAGCTGTCTTCGATATGAGCGTTAAATTAAATATGAATTCATATTTAGATGAAGTTGAACGTTATGATATGCTGATAAAGAAAGACAAACAAATTATTGAATTAATGGAAAAAATTTCCTTAGCCGCAGAATCTCAATACAATAATGGCGAAATAACATTTTCCGAATATTATGAAAAACTTAATGCGGAATTGAATTCAAAATTAGAACTTAACACGCATGAAATAATGCTTCAAAGAGCTAAAACTAATTATTTATTAAATTTAGGACTATATTAG
- a CDS encoding ABC transporter ATP-binding protein has translation MSENYAIQVKNLVKSFGDFTAVDNLTFDVKKGEIFGFLGANGAGKTTAMKILCGILLPTSGSVKVAGYDLKSNREKVKLKIGYMSQKFSLYEDLTVKENFRFFGGIYKMTRKQISSSIDILLKQLDMEEQLNTIVRSLPMGWKQKLAFTIANMHNPEIVFLDEPTGGVDPLTRRRFWEMIYDAAEKGVTVFVTTHYMDEAEYCNRACIMNEGKIVALDTPEKLKVKYNASNMDEVFLKIVNRRKA, from the coding sequence ATGTCTGAAAATTACGCCATACAAGTAAAAAATTTAGTTAAAAGCTTCGGTGATTTTACTGCTGTGGATAACCTTACTTTCGATGTGAAGAAAGGTGAGATTTTTGGGTTTTTGGGTGCAAACGGTGCCGGCAAAACAACCGCAATGAAAATTTTATGCGGAATTCTGTTACCTACTTCAGGAAGTGTTAAAGTTGCCGGATATGATTTAAAATCTAATAGAGAAAAGGTTAAGTTGAAGATCGGTTATATGAGCCAGAAATTTTCTTTATATGAAGACCTTACCGTTAAAGAGAATTTCAGATTTTTCGGCGGAATATATAAAATGACGAGAAAGCAAATTAGCTCATCTATTGATATTCTTCTTAAACAATTGGATATGGAGGAACAACTTAACACTATTGTAAGAAGTTTGCCCATGGGATGGAAGCAAAAACTTGCTTTCACAATTGCAAATATGCATAATCCCGAGATTGTTTTTCTGGATGAACCTACCGGAGGCGTTGACCCGCTTACAAGAAGAAGATTTTGGGAAATGATTTACGATGCTGCCGAGAAAGGCGTAACAGTTTTTGTAACAACACATTACATGGATGAAGCTGAATACTGCAATCGTGCATGTATCATGAATGAAGGCAAAATTGTAGCCTTAGACACTCCCGAAAAGCTTAAAGTTAAGTACAATGCATCTAATATGGACGAAGTATTCTTGAAAATTGTAAACAGGAGGAAAGCATGA
- a CDS encoding HlyD family efflux transporter periplasmic adaptor subunit, whose translation MNRKTLPIIFLAFSTILFSCKSKEQKSDAYGNFEVIEVMVAAESNGKLLSLNIEEGMYVEEGQIVGMIDTMDLYLNKLKLETAIASIKTGRSSIKSEIDVLEQQKENYEKEYERLKKMFSEGAATQKQMDDVTGAISLIDKQMIAAGTKYNSIDSEIGANQISIQQINHSIDRCKIVSPISGTIVSKYLQQGEFAAAGRAVFKVANLEDMILRAYISGDQLAHVKIGQTVEVLVDYSKDSNKKFEGTVSWISPEAIFTPKIIQTKKERVNMVYPIKISVKNNGEIKRGMPGEVNFK comes from the coding sequence ATGAATAGAAAAACTTTACCCATTATATTTCTAGCTTTCTCTACTATTTTATTTTCTTGTAAAAGTAAAGAACAAAAATCCGATGCATACGGTAACTTTGAGGTAATTGAAGTTATGGTTGCTGCGGAAAGTAACGGAAAATTGCTTTCTTTAAATATTGAAGAAGGAATGTATGTAGAAGAAGGTCAGATTGTTGGAATGATAGATACTATGGATTTGTATCTGAATAAATTGAAACTCGAAACTGCAATCGCTTCAATCAAAACAGGAAGAAGCAGTATTAAGTCCGAAATAGATGTTTTAGAACAACAAAAAGAAAACTACGAAAAAGAATACGAACGTCTGAAAAAAATGTTTTCCGAAGGCGCTGCCACACAAAAACAAATGGATGATGTTACCGGTGCTATCTCGCTTATCGACAAGCAAATGATTGCTGCAGGAACAAAATACAACTCCATTGATTCCGAAATTGGGGCAAATCAAATCAGCATTCAACAAATTAATCATTCTATCGATCGTTGTAAAATCGTTTCCCCGATCTCGGGAACAATAGTCAGCAAATACTTACAACAAGGCGAATTTGCAGCAGCAGGAAGAGCTGTGTTCAAGGTTGCAAACCTGGAGGATATGATTCTTCGCGCTTACATCAGCGGTGACCAACTTGCTCATGTTAAAATCGGACAAACCGTTGAAGTTCTTGTTGATTACTCAAAAGATTCAAATAAAAAATTCGAAGGTACAGTCAGCTGGATATCTCCGGAAGCAATATTCACCCCAAAAATCATTCAGACAAAAAAAGAGCGCGTGAATATGGTTTATCCGATTAAAATTTCCGTAAAAAACAACGGCGAAATTAAAAGAGGTATGCCCGGTGAAGTGAATTTCAAATAG
- a CDS encoding ABC transporter ATP-binding protein, with translation MISVENISKSYKDVKALSNVSFNVDEGELFGLIGPDGSGKTTLMRIMVSLILPDTGKILLDKLDTDKDFKKIRSIIGYMPGKFSLYMDLTVKENIDFYSNVFGVSYKKNYSLISDVYDQLAPFENRRAGQLSGGMKQKLALCCALIHKPKMLFLDEPTTGVDAVSRKEFWDMIYKLRADGMTIVASTPYMDEAERCDRIALFQNGNILEIDTPKQLVAKYEGKVIALVTPQVNKCIKLLKYWKKVHIAYLFGDTIHLTMNDKSEPISSVTDYLHENKIDVTSIEFVNPNIEDCYIYLNYNVNPEHHSNV, from the coding sequence ATGATTAGCGTCGAAAATATCAGCAAATCATACAAAGATGTTAAAGCATTAAGTAACGTTAGCTTTAATGTTGATGAGGGAGAATTATTCGGATTAATAGGTCCGGATGGCAGCGGCAAAACTACCCTTATGAGAATAATGGTAAGTTTGATTTTGCCGGATACTGGAAAAATTCTGCTCGATAAACTTGATACCGACAAAGATTTCAAAAAAATCAGAAGTATTATCGGTTATATGCCTGGAAAATTTTCCTTGTATATGGATCTGACAGTTAAGGAAAATATTGATTTCTATTCTAATGTTTTCGGAGTATCATACAAAAAAAATTATTCTTTAATATCAGATGTTTACGACCAACTTGCACCATTTGAAAATCGTAGAGCAGGACAACTTTCCGGTGGAATGAAACAAAAACTTGCTTTATGCTGTGCCTTGATTCACAAACCAAAAATGTTGTTTCTTGATGAACCTACTACAGGTGTTGATGCCGTATCACGTAAAGAATTTTGGGATATGATATATAAACTTCGTGCCGACGGGATGACTATTGTTGCTTCCACTCCTTATATGGATGAGGCCGAAAGATGCGATAGAATAGCTTTATTCCAGAATGGAAATATTCTTGAAATAGACACGCCAAAACAATTAGTTGCGAAATATGAAGGCAAAGTAATTGCCTTAGTAACTCCTCAGGTAAATAAATGTATAAAATTGTTGAAATATTGGAAAAAAGTTCACATTGCATATCTTTTCGGAGATACAATTCATCTCACAATGAACGATAAATCAGAACCAATATCCTCTGTAACCGATTATCTCCACGAAAATAAAATAGATGTTACTTCAATAGAATTTGTAAATCCGAATATTGAAGATTGCTATATTTATCTCAATTATAATGTAAATCCCGAACACCACTCAAATGTCTGA